In one Haloterrigena gelatinilytica genomic region, the following are encoded:
- a CDS encoding MarR family transcriptional regulator → MSKQQHVPLEADDLDSLDRAILDYLQEGRDEGEPWGIATPAVVRAALEDGDFGDVPVRQTINNRMRKLELAGHLRNRHDKGEYVFVSDPRDD, encoded by the coding sequence ATGAGCAAACAGCAACACGTGCCGTTGGAAGCCGACGATCTCGACAGCTTAGACCGTGCGATTCTCGACTACTTACAAGAAGGACGCGATGAGGGCGAACCGTGGGGTATCGCCACGCCTGCGGTCGTTCGTGCTGCTCTCGAGGACGGCGACTTCGGGGATGTCCCTGTTCGCCAAACAATCAACAACCGTATGCGGAAGCTCGAGTTAGCCGGCCACCTCCGGAACCGACACGACAAGGGCGAATACGTCTTCGTCTCCGATCCACGTGACGATTGA
- a CDS encoding DUF7344 domain-containing protein, with translation MTALEPNETGMQNSAAAQSQPPEQTTVLSLQKINSLLERIFGGLSPSASETNDPNELDPRVHLSVDTAIDLLSNRRRREIILQIQALAPSECLTVDALAHLLGAMEEDCNPDEVSEEKLSSITTSLVHRHLSTLDGHDVVEYDRDAQTVRCGKSVSGLCYLIATISARCGE, from the coding sequence ATGACAGCACTCGAACCTAACGAAACCGGGATGCAAAACTCTGCTGCTGCGCAGAGTCAGCCACCGGAACAGACAACAGTATTGTCTCTTCAGAAGATCAACTCTCTCCTCGAGCGCATATTCGGCGGCCTGAGTCCGTCGGCTTCGGAGACGAACGACCCCAACGAACTCGATCCTCGAGTCCACCTGAGTGTGGACACCGCGATCGACCTGCTTTCGAACCGTCGTCGTCGGGAAATCATCCTCCAGATACAAGCTCTCGCACCGAGTGAGTGCTTGACCGTGGATGCTCTCGCTCACCTCCTCGGCGCGATGGAAGAGGACTGTAATCCGGATGAGGTCTCGGAAGAAAAGCTCTCGAGCATCACGACCAGCCTCGTTCATCGGCACCTCAGTACACTGGACGGCCACGACGTCGTCGAATACGACCGCGATGCCCAGACCGTTCGGTGCGGCAAATCAGTTAGTGGTCTCTGCTACCTGATCGCCACGATCTCGGCGAGGTGCGGCGAGTAG